Proteins encoded by one window of Cylindrospermum stagnale PCC 7417:
- the tsaB gene encoding tRNA (adenosine(37)-N6)-threonylcarbamoyltransferase complex dimerization subunit type 1 TsaB codes for MTTELEHLETTKYALAMHTTTPELGLAISSNAGENRSNVWNLGRDLSSQIHQYLIDFIKPQTWADMAFIAVAKGPGGFTGTRIGVVTARTLGQQLEIPVFAVSTLAAVAWAEYISKISSNKEERWGNQNFAVEMQAQRGQIFGAIYQPTLNNLGMTALLPDTVFTPEAWQETLTNWSTDCQLIKATSGLAATVTSILQLADFDWQQGKRPNWSEALPYYGQHPVDL; via the coding sequence TTGACAACTGAACTAGAACATCTCGAAACCACAAAATACGCTTTGGCAATGCACACCACCACTCCCGAATTGGGTTTGGCAATTAGCAGCAATGCAGGCGAAAATCGGTCTAATGTTTGGAATTTAGGGCGTGATTTATCTAGCCAGATACATCAATATTTAATTGATTTTATCAAACCGCAAACTTGGGCAGATATGGCATTTATTGCCGTGGCTAAAGGTCCTGGCGGTTTTACTGGTACTCGCATTGGTGTTGTGACTGCGCGAACTTTAGGACAACAGTTAGAAATTCCGGTATTTGCTGTTTCCACTTTAGCCGCAGTAGCTTGGGCAGAATATATCTCGAAGATATCCTCTAACAAAGAAGAGCGTTGGGGGAATCAAAATTTTGCTGTGGAAATGCAAGCACAACGTGGGCAAATTTTTGGCGCGATTTATCAACCTACACTTAATAATTTGGGAATGACAGCTTTATTACCAGATACTGTATTTACACCTGAAGCATGGCAGGAAACTTTAACTAATTGGTCTACAGATTGTCAACTAATTAAAGCTACTTCTGGTTTAGCAGCGACGGTAACAAGTATTTTGCAATTAGCTGATTTTGATTGGCAACAAGGTAAGCGTCCTAACTGGTCAGAAGCTTTACCTTATTATGGGCAGCATCCGGTAGATTTGTAA
- a CDS encoding Ycf34 family protein, with protein MCICVNCHYVDRCATYNAVETQHQQPHLTETPDFDPNEPSINVNIRTKEDVIEMEWDVVGCLSFKREMGKWAKLRPGELVPT; from the coding sequence ATGTGTATTTGTGTAAACTGCCACTATGTAGACCGCTGTGCAACCTACAATGCTGTAGAAACGCAGCACCAACAGCCGCACTTGACCGAAACGCCAGATTTTGATCCTAACGAACCTTCCATCAATGTCAATATCCGCACAAAAGAAGATGTGATTGAAATGGAATGGGATGTGGTGGGATGTCTCAGCTTTAAGCGGGAAATGGGCAAATGGGCTAAGTTGCGTCCGGGTGAATTAGTGCCTACGTGA